The genomic stretch GTACAACCCAGAAATGATTAAGCTCTTTCCTCCTATCACGAATTGAAGGCATTTGTATTGTTGGCAAATTGTGCCAAATAATCTTTCTAAATTTCTTATTCAAATAGTTACGGGTGCATTTTTGTTGGCAATCCTTGGTTGCTTGATTTGTGTAATCAGGAGGCCTTGAGTACCTCCTGCTCCCCcttcaataaaattttcatttaccatatatatatgaagtgatttttaatttattagtcTCAAGAAGTGTCACTATCTTATATGTTTTTGAAGTACATGGGAAGTGATAAGATTTTAACCCCTGTTGAAAGAAAAAGTATGTTTTTACATCCAAAAAGAAGTATGATTTacaaaaaggacaaaaaagAGTTAGTTTACAATTTCCTCTTTGACAACTTCGATTACAATAAGATTTTACAAAACCAAATCATATTTCCACAAATCTAACCACATGTATTCATGTCTGCCCCCATTTGAGAATTCGTCGATCCCTCTTCCATCTTTTGCAGTTGTTTAGCAGCCTCTGCCCTCTTGTCACTTGACTCCCTTGCTGCATCATATGAAGCATGGAGCCCAAAGAACAAATAGTACACCAAGAGGCCACCAGTCCATACTGCAAACCGCATGTATGACTTCGCGTCGATGGAGCCTAAAAGGAAGATGTTGATAGCAATCGATGCCGATGGCAACCAGGGTACTAGGGGAACACCCCATAGCTTTGGATTCCGAGCTTGTGGAACAAACAACCTTAGTCCAAGTGTCGAAAGGAACCACACAATCAATGTAAGTAGAAATGGTATCCAACTTGCCACTTCTATTGCCCAGCATACTGCAATTGCAGCAGATGATGCAAGAATAACTAGAATGAATGTGATAAAGAAGATTTGGTGTCTCAATGAGCTTATACCGCTCACGTAGTACCTCCGGATGAGGAGAGCGATCGCAACAAGCATGAAGATGAATAGAGTTGAGATAGAGAGGAGGTTGGCAAGGATATTAAGGTCAGTGAACAGAGCAATGACAGCAGTGGCAACAAGCATTACAATTGTGGCATTAATGGGTGTCCCAAACTTCTCATTGACATAACCCAAACAAGGAGGGGCCATATGTGTCCTAGCAATGTGAGTAAGGTACCTTGCTTGACCCATTGCACTGACTAATAAAACGCTTGTCATACCCTTTAAGGCCCCAAGTGCAACAATGTACTTAGCCCAATCCATTCCTGTGGCCTTGAAAGCTATAGAGAATGGAGCATCAGGGTCAATCTGATCATAGGGTTGCATTAGGCAAAGTGTGGCTGCCATTAAGCAGTAAGCAAATGTGGTGATTGTCATGGATCCTACAAGACCAATTGGGATATCCCTACCAGGGTTCTTAGTCTCCTCTGCCCTGGATCCTCATCATCTTTTTTCCCCATGAGATGTTCTTGGATCACTTGATCAAGGAAGGCATCTAAGcttttgttagatcaaacaccaagaaacacgattaaagagagacaatagatccgtacgacacagagatttaacgaggttcacacaccagggtggtgtgctacgtcctcgggcgaagaagaagatgattcactatgcagaagaaagattacaccctagcagcggcgaggaagaactcgccctgaaaccctagcttcgtgaaaaccctagaatacaatgactctcaacaagcaacagtacattatatatactccaaatagcggttcaaccctctgcttccatcacagatctcagaaattttcccattcgggtcgccaccaaaatatgtcggatcgggtcaatcttcaaagcgggtcaagaattcgagacaaacttaacagctTTTGAAAGTCTTGTTTATTTTTCTGTCCAAGCCACTCAGTTTATCAATCCATCCCAACAATGGGAAGAAGTCACGCACACAAAATACTCCAAAGATTGCTACCAAATCCCTCATCAGTTGCCATACTTTGCTCTCGTTGTTGTCTTCTCCATGGTATTTCCCACCCAAAGCAATTCGTGAGATCAAGTTATTGGATGTAATGAGTAGCAAATCAGATATATTAACTGGGTTTTCAATTTGTGATGAATGATTTATCTTCTCAATCATGATACCAACTACTTCTTCTCTATCAAACTTAAATGACTGTACCCTCTTAACACTCAAGAGCTCAAGTACACAAAACTTCCTCACCTGTCTCCAATACTCACTGTAGGGTGCAAACGCCAAGTCGCTCCAGCCATAGAAGAGCTTCTCACCGGCAGCCATTCTGGTCCTATTTGAAAACACAATATCTCTAGACTTTGTGATCTCTTCAAGAATCTCAGCAGAGGAAACTACAAGAGTTCGTGAAGAGCCCAATTGCATGAACATGAGAGGTCCATACTTGTAAGAAAGATCTCTAAGAGAGCGATAAGGGAGTGTCCCTAGCTGGTGAAGGTTTCCAATAAGGGTAAGCTTTGGTGGAGATGGTGGCAAATTGGATTTCTCGGCTTGTCTAGCAAACTTTAATATAATGAATAAAGAAGgaatgaagagaagaagaagttgaagaatCTGTAACGCTTGCAGTTCTTCCCACCATGGGAGCTTCAATAGTTGTAGAGCCATTGGTGGTGAGTGATAAGATCATCCCACTTATGCTTGGAAGGTTAATGAAAACCAATACCCATTCTCTTCGTATAAAGAACGTTTGTTTCTGATAAATcattttataatgaaaaaacGAAAGACCAAAATTTCAATGCACAGTCACCACCGCCTCCAGAGTAGGGGGTCGAAATGACCATAACCCCCCTATTTGACACGCATTGTAATCCTACCCTACCCCCTAATGTGGCTATGTACCCTAAAAAATGATGATAATTTCCATAAGCAAGTGGTTTAATTAGAAATCCCATGAGGACAATCAAAATgcttctccaaaaaaaaaaattccctaaaaaaaaatctacatacAAATTGGCAAAACTATTTAATATTGATTTGGGTAAAATCATAATTGTAGAGTTGTAGAAAAAGTGGGATACTGCCCCTTTATTGATTCTTCAAGATATCAATTATAATTTTCAACTAAGAACTAGATATAGatttatataaatttataattttttattatttaattgcttCTTTGTTGATTACTATGTCGAAGGTGAAGCTGCAATTTAATGATTTAAGCTGATTCTTTGTtctctaatttatttattcattaataaaattccttgataaaaagaaaacaaggtaGTAGAAAAAAAATGTCTTGGTGAGAGTTCACTTTCATTTGGGCCTACTCAATGTTTGGTGGAGAAGAAACACACCAAAGAAATCAGCTTGTTGgatcttacaaaaataaaataaattatcttATATGTAAAGATGTAAAGGTTATATGAATGTGATAGGTCATTATCATTAGTTCAATTATTGTTGATTATTTATTACATAGTATTTATCTTATATCATATCTGGTCGTCATATCATGGGGCAAGACCTCTTTATGGAGAAAGGGACTTGCAAAAGGAGTTATGGGTGTAAATCTCTATTAATTCTCCTTGGTAATTGAGGATCGACTACCTCCTCATTAAGTCAcacaattttctattttttctccctatttcttcttccttctttgccTAATCTCTCTCTCAGGATAGGAAAGCAAGGGCACATACCAGAAAGCAATTTAGCCCTGTCGCAGAGGTCCTCCTCTGAGTAATCAAATTCTAGACCCTTCTCAGCTTGATAGCCTAAATGATTCTCTAACTGAATGGACTGGCTCGGAATCTGAGTACGTTCACTTCCTCCATTTTTTATAGAGATAATAAGATCAGAGATCAAATGTTATGATGTTTCTACGTCCATTCTTTAGATGAAGAAAACAAATGGAAAACACAAATAATGATCACACAATTATACATAAGAATTTATAAGATTCGATAAGATCCCGATCATGAGACCTTTGGCCTCTTGACTATCTTACGTAATAAACCCACTTTTGTCaccaaaggaaaataagaaaggcATTAAATTAAATATGTTATGCCCACGTCGACATTAGCATGGATGGCTATGGGTGGAAGCCTCAATGGCtgtgagagagacagagagctCGAGAGAGAGCTCGAGAGAACAACTGATTGAGGGTGGGGGACCTAGGATTCACGTTGCGGAAGTCTTCATCTATCTTTGCCATACTATTGAGAAGCCTTGGAGAAATATTTGGATAAAATTCAGATTCAGAGATGACGCTGATGTaggaaatattttatttcacaATTATATTGCCCCTGTGACCAATTGAGATTGACTAAATATATCTCTGTTAAATAATTGGATTTATTATCTATAGAAGCCCACCTCTTGTCAAATAAGAAATAGGTTCCTATCTATTTAGCACTGCTTGACGGGAGGGTGCATTAATATCTATATATAagactctaggtcctcctcctacCTTAATATCATTCTCCTTATTGGAACATAGAGCATTAAAGGGAGTTAGTGTGAAAAACCTAGAGACTCTGATTATTGCAATGGAGATCAAGTAATGACAAGCTTAAAGCAAGGCAGCCAGTTCAATCGATGGCGAATGGTTTGCATCGTTGTCCTATTGTATGTCTGTAATTCATGAATGCACAAGCAAGATCCAATCTATGTTTGTATAAGGAATTATCTCCTATAGCTGAGACCTATTGTTCCTCAGGATTACAAGGTATGTCACTTCTTTCTTCGATTACTGCTTGTTTTCCATGTATTCCCgatattttatttcaaatgaTTTGTTATATTAAAGTTCTTTTTTCTTACTCTTCCTGCTCATATTGATTCCTTATGGATTTTTGTTACAGTTGCTGGGATAGTCGGTAAGTAGAAGAAAGCTTGAGCTCAGAAAAAGAACTGGGGAACGCTTGGAGATGGAAATATCAATGACTTGGTGGTTACATTGTTAAAACTTTAAAAAAGGGTTTGGGAAGGTAtggggaagaaggagaagattgaCTAGGGAGAGCACTAGTGAAGCACCACAAAGAGACGGTGCAGCAATACAAGGACTAGGAATTTCCATTTCACtggtttttgtgtgtgtgtgtgtgtgtgtgttaggtCTCAAAGAGAGTCGAaccatgacctcttaattttgaggtgttggtctttgATAGCTGAGCAAACCCCTTGGGAATGAGTTGAATTACTACCTTCTAAACTAAAGGAGGATGAAATATTCATTCCCTAACTGCTATGCTAGCGTAAGTGGATTAATTTGTTCGAATTCTATGATCTCTCACACCTTTtatcaaataaagaaaatagaaattatcATATTAtataagtaaatatttttctaaaGTAAAATAACATTATCTGATGCTAATTCTaatgcaaaatatatatatatatatatatactagtaaaaacaCACGCGCATTTAGTGgcgaaacatttttttttagcttgtGCGTTTATGAAAATAACAAACTAAATGTATTTTAACCATATATGTATCCATTGAATTAATTAGCAATTTAAGATAACTATTAGATATTAATTTCTTAAATATCAAATAATGTTAGACACTTGtggctttgtttttttttttttttaaataaaatcttatttatttatttttgctttgaGAGGGGTAGGGGATGGGTGCGACGTTCGAGTATACAAAATCAAACATGGGTTCAGCCTCTACTGATGGATCTATCGGAATTTATCTTACATTTGGATGAAAGCCTCAAAATTAGAATCAGAAAATAGAAATACGAAATTCTCAAAATCTATGATTTTTTGG from Macadamia integrifolia cultivar HAES 741 chromosome 11, SCU_Mint_v3, whole genome shotgun sequence encodes the following:
- the LOC122093927 gene encoding cationic amino acid transporter 1-like, which translates into the protein MALQLLKLPWWEELQALQILQLLLLFIPSLFIILKFARQAEKSNLPPSPPKLTLIGNLHQLGTLPYRSLRDLSYKYGPLMFMQLGSSRTLVVSSAEILEEITKSRDIVFSNRTRMAAGEKLFYGWSDLAFAPYSEYWRQVRKFCVLELLSVKRVQSFKFDREEVVGIMIEKINHSSQIENPVNISDLLLITSNNLISRIALGGKYHGEDNNESKVWAEETKNPGRDIPIGLVGSMTITTFAYCLMAATLCLMQPYDQIDPDAPFSIAFKATGMDWAKYIVALGALKGMTSVLLVSAMGQARYLTHIARTHMAPPCLGYVNEKFGTPINATIVMLVATAVIALFTDLNILANLLSISTLFIFMLVAIALLIRRYYVSGISSLRHQIFFITFILVILASSAAIAVCWAIEVASWIPFLLTLIVWFLSTLGLRLFVPQARNPKLWGVPLVPWLPSASIAINIFLLGSIDAKSYMRFAVWTGGLLVYYLFFGLHASYDAARESSDKRAEAAKQLQKMEEGSTNSQMGADMNTCG